The stretch of DNA CCGCTCCGCCGTACCGCGCACACCGGCCGTACCCGCCCGCCGTCCGGCGTCCCCGCGATCACCGGGGCGTGGCGCATGACCGAGGACACCAGGACGCTGACGCCGTCCGTACGGATCTTCGCCGAGGGTGTCCTCGGCCGGATCGCCGCAGTGCACGACGCCTCGCGCCCCGGGCCGCACTCGCGGGTGTGGGAGGTGACACGGGCCGACGGACGGCGCTTCTACGTCAAGCGCTCACCGACACCGAAATCCTTCGAACGGGAGACCTGGGCCTATCGGTCGGCGGTGCCCGCGCTCGGCTTCGGGCGAGCGCCCCATCTCCTCGGCAGCGACGCACGGCAGCTCACCCTGCTCCTCACCGCGCTGCCCGGCGCGCCCGTCACCCGTGTGGCCCTCGACCCGGCGGCGCGCAGGGCGGCGCACCGGCAGTTCGGGGCGGTGCTCGCACGGCTGCACTCCACGGGTGCGGCCTCGGCGGTGGACCGGCGCCGCGCGCTCGAATCGGCGCACGCCCTGCCGGACGAGGCGGAGCTGAATCTGCGGCGGGCGGGCTCTCTGATCGCCGGGGAGCGTGCGGCCCTCGTGCGGCGCGCAGCGGCTCGCGCGGTACGTCTCGCGCCTGGACTGCCCGCGGCGCGAGTGCACGGGGACGCGCGGGAGCACAACGCGCTCTGGCACGAGGGGCGGCTCGCCCTCATCGATTTCGAACGGTCCCGGTACGCGCCCGCCGCCCTCGACTTCGTACGGCTCGCCTGCGGACCGTGGGAGGAACGGGCCGACCTCAGGACCGCGTTCTTCGAGGGGTACGGCCGAAGGCCCACCGAGGCGGAACGGGAGGCTCTGTGGTGCATGGCGGTGCTGGACGCCGTGAGCCGCCTCGGCCACGGACCGTCCGACGGCGACGAGGCGACCCGCCGGGGACTGCGGACCCTGGAGCGGCTGGAGCGAGGGGCGTTCGGATGAGCCCCGGGATGAGCCCCGAGGGGTGAGCGGGGCCTCGGCGGGACGCGTCGGGAAGGGGGAGAGACACACCCGGTGCCACGCACGGAGACACGCACGGAGACACACCCGAGGACACACCCGGCGCCGGGCACGAAAAGCACGCACGGGGGCCGCGAAAGCCACCCCGCTTTCCGTACGGCCGGGTGGTCGCGCGCGTGGTCGTGAGCGCGCTCGCGGCCACGCGCGGGCCCGGCTGCGCAGGGCCTCACGACACGACTGGATCTGGCCATAGTTGCCCGTTCGTCGTCGTCGCGTCTCCAGAATGACCGCGCGTCAATTCAATTGAGGTCGCCACACGTTGGAGCTGTTCAGCGGCATAACACTGCACACCGCGAAGGCCCTCCTTCCAGA from Streptomyces tsukubensis encodes:
- a CDS encoding phosphotransferase enzyme family protein codes for the protein MTEDTRTLTPSVRIFAEGVLGRIAAVHDASRPGPHSRVWEVTRADGRRFYVKRSPTPKSFERETWAYRSAVPALGFGRAPHLLGSDARQLTLLLTALPGAPVTRVALDPAARRAAHRQFGAVLARLHSTGAASAVDRRRALESAHALPDEAELNLRRAGSLIAGERAALVRRAAARAVRLAPGLPAARVHGDAREHNALWHEGRLALIDFERSRYAPAALDFVRLACGPWEERADLRTAFFEGYGRRPTEAEREALWCMAVLDAVSRLGHGPSDGDEATRRGLRTLERLERGAFG